The Arvicola amphibius chromosome 11, mArvAmp1.2, whole genome shotgun sequence genome has a segment encoding these proteins:
- the LOC119826854 gene encoding bile acid-CoA:amino acid N-acyltransferase-like, with protein sequence MAKLIATPLSALVDEPVHIQVTGLAPFQVVCLQASLKDEKGNLFGSKAYYKASEMGEVDLERDPSLGGDYMGVHPMGLFWSMKPEKLLSRLAKKDVNIPYQVHIELSEPHFPIKGIAVSPPMDSLTLERWYVAPGVTRIPVKEGRLRGALFLPPGEGPFPGVIDLFGSTGGLIEFRASLLASHGFAALALAYWGYDDLPSHLEKVDIEYFEEGAEFLLSHPKVLGPGVGVVSVCKGAEIGLSMAINLKQIKATVLINGPNFVTTDPHVYHGQVNHPVPCNIEFVITNAFGLAEFYRTYEETADKDSNYCFPIERAQGHFLFVVGEDDKNLNSKVHAHQATAQLMKSGKKNWTLLSYPGAGHLIEPPYAPLCSASRIPFVIPSIYWGGEVVQHAAAQEHSWKEIQKFLREHLLPDVSSQL encoded by the exons ATGGCCAAGCTGATAGCCACTCCTCTTAGCGCACTTGTCGATGAGCCTGTGCACATCCAAGTCACAGGCCTGGCACCCTTTCAGGTGGTGTGCCTCCAGGCATCCCTGAAAGATGAGAAGGGGAATCTGTTTGGTTCGAAGGCCTACTACAAGGCCAGTGAAATGGGGGAGGTGGACCTGGAGCGTGATCCCTCACTTGGAGGAGACTATATGGGTGTCCACCCCATGGGTCTGTTTTGGTCCATGAAACCCGAAAAGCTGTTGAGTCGTCTGGCGAAAAAAGATGTGAATATCCCCTACCAGGTTCACATAGAACTTTCTGAGCCACACTTTCCAATAAAAGGTATAGCTGTCAGTCCACCGATGGACAGCCTGACTTTGGAAAGATGGTATGTGGCACCTGGTGTCACAAGGATCCCGGTGAAGGAAGGCCGCCTCCGGGGAGCCCTCTTTCTACCCCCAG GCGAGGGCCCTTTCCCGGGGGTTATTGACCTGTTTGGGAGCACTGGTGGACTGATCGAATTCCGGGCCAGTCTTCTGGCCAGTCATGGCTTTGCGGCCTTGGCTCTGGCTTACTGGGGCTATGATGACCTGCCCTCCCACCTGGAGAAGGTAGATATAGAGTATTTTGAGGAAGGTGCAGAGTTTCTCCTGAGTCATCCTAAG gtTTTGGGTCCAGGTGTTGGCGTCGTCTCTGTATGCAAAGGAGCAGAAATTGGACTCTCTATGGCTATTaacctaaaacaaataaaagccacTGTACTTATCAATGGGCCTAACTTTGTTACTACGGATCCACATGTATATCACGGTCAGGTCAACCATCCCGTACCATGCAATATAGAATTTGTTATCACCAATGCCTTCGGACTTGCAGAGTTTTATCGAACCTATGAGGAAACAGCAGATAAGGATAGCAACTATTGTTTTCCCATTGAAAGGGCACAGGGACATTTCCTTTTTGTGGTGGGAGAAGATGATAAAAACCTCAACAGCAAAGTCCATGCTCATCAAGCCACGGCCCAGCTGATGAAAAGTGGGAAGAAGAATTGGACCCTGCTGTCCTACCCTGGGGCAGGTCACCTGATCGAGCCTCCCTACGCCCCATTGTGCTCCGCCTCAAGAATCCCCTTtgtgattcccagcatctactgGGGGGGAGAGGTTGTCCAACACGCGGCTGCACAGGAGCATTCTTGGAAGGAGATCCAGAAATTTCTCAGGGAACATCTCCTCCCAGATGTGAGCAGCCAGCTCTGA
- the LOC119826151 gene encoding acyl-coenzyme A amino acid N-acyltransferase 2-like isoform X1 gives MSSEEAPLGPLTSLPMIQLIVTPSNALVDEPVSIRATGLPPLQTVTIKATLKDEKENLFQSRAFYKANEAGEVDLEQAAALGGDYVGIHPMGLFWSLKPKRPFRRLMKKEVMNSPFCITLDLYDSVCLHDSATIRPKASQIVQRWFVGPGVQRKQIREGRIRGALFLPPGEGPFPGIIDMFGIIGGLIEFRASLLASRGFAVLALAYFAYEDLPDKLLETDLEYFEEAADFLRAHPKIQQPGIGVISVSKGAEIGLAMACYLKQVVATVCINGPNGILGTPLRYRDLVVPPSQWNLEYTQVHASGAVQFLSYLGDPWNRLNPQSILPVEKARGWILFIVGENDKCLDSKAFAQRAMDQLQSHGRSNGRMLAYPGAGHLIEPPYSPCCFASWTSDSANPLLWGGDSIAHAAAQEHSWREIQKFFRQHLSPSRSKL, from the exons atgag CAGTGAAGAAGCACCACTTGGTCCACTCACCAGCTTGCCAATGATCCAGCTCATCGTCACCCCCTCAAATGCTCTTGTGGATGAGCCCGTGTCCATCAGAGCAACTGGTCTGCCTCCATTGCAGACAGTGACCATCAAGGCAACACTGAAGGATGAGAAGGAGAATCTGTTCCAATCCAGAGCCTTCTACAAGGCCAATGAGGCTGGAGAGGTAGACCTGGAGCAGGCAGCAGCCTTGGGGGGTGACTATGTAGGAATTCATCCAATGGGCCTCTTTTGGTCCCTGAAGCCCAAGCGGCCTTTCCGGCGGCTGATGAAGAAAGAGGTGATGAACAGCCCATTTTGTATCACTCTGGACCTGTATGACTCCGTTTGCTTACATGATTCAGCCACAATTAGACCCAAGGCCAGTCAGATAGTGCAGCGCTGGTTTGTAGGCCCTGGGGTTCAGCGGAAGCAGATCCGAGAAGGGCGCATACGCGGagccctttttctccctccag GAGAAGGTCCTTTCCCGGGAATTATTGACATGTTTGGGATTATTGGAGGTCTAATTGAATTCCGTGCCAGTCTTTTGGCTTCCCGTGGCTTTGCAGTGCTGGCTTTAGCGTATTTTGCCTATGAAGACCTGCCTGACAAACTGCTGGAGACCGACTTGGAGTATTTTGAAGAAGCCGCTGATTTCCTACGAGCTCATCCCAAG ATCCAACAACCAGGAATTGGTGTGATCTCCGTGAGCAAAGGTGCAGAGATAGGACTGGCCATGGCCTGCTATCTGAAACAGGTGGTTGCCACTGTCTGTATCAATGGGCCCAATGGCATCTTAGGCACTCCACTAAGGTATCGGGATCTGGTTGTGCCACCCAGCCAATGGAATCTGGAGTACACCCAAGTTCATGCTTCAGGGGCTGTACAATTCCTTTCCTATTTAGGTGACCCCTGGAATAGGTTGAACCCACAGAGTATACTTCCTGTGGAAAAAGCCCGAGGGTGGATCCTCTTCATTGTAggagaaaatgataaatgtttggATAGCAAGGCATTTGCACAGAGGGCTATGGACCAGCTCCAGAGCCATGGGAGAAGCAATGGAAGAATGCTGGCATACCCTGGGGCAGGTCACCTCATAGAGCCACCCTATTCTCCCTGTTGCTTTGCATCCTGGACCTCTGACTCGGCTAACCCATTGCTTTGGGGAGGAGATTCCATTGCTCATGCAGCAGCTCAGGAACACTCATGGAGAGAGATCCAGAAGTTCTTCAGGCAACACCTTTCTCCATCTAGAAGCAAACTCTAA
- the LOC119826151 gene encoding acyl-coenzyme A amino acid N-acyltransferase 2-like isoform X2, protein MSEEAPLGPLTSLPMIQLIVTPSNALVDEPVSIRATGLPPLQTVTIKATLKDEKENLFQSRAFYKANEAGEVDLEQAAALGGDYVGIHPMGLFWSLKPKRPFRRLMKKEVMNSPFCITLDLYDSVCLHDSATIRPKASQIVQRWFVGPGVQRKQIREGRIRGALFLPPGEGPFPGIIDMFGIIGGLIEFRASLLASRGFAVLALAYFAYEDLPDKLLETDLEYFEEAADFLRAHPKIQQPGIGVISVSKGAEIGLAMACYLKQVVATVCINGPNGILGTPLRYRDLVVPPSQWNLEYTQVHASGAVQFLSYLGDPWNRLNPQSILPVEKARGWILFIVGENDKCLDSKAFAQRAMDQLQSHGRSNGRMLAYPGAGHLIEPPYSPCCFASWTSDSANPLLWGGDSIAHAAAQEHSWREIQKFFRQHLSPSRSKL, encoded by the exons atgag TGAAGAAGCACCACTTGGTCCACTCACCAGCTTGCCAATGATCCAGCTCATCGTCACCCCCTCAAATGCTCTTGTGGATGAGCCCGTGTCCATCAGAGCAACTGGTCTGCCTCCATTGCAGACAGTGACCATCAAGGCAACACTGAAGGATGAGAAGGAGAATCTGTTCCAATCCAGAGCCTTCTACAAGGCCAATGAGGCTGGAGAGGTAGACCTGGAGCAGGCAGCAGCCTTGGGGGGTGACTATGTAGGAATTCATCCAATGGGCCTCTTTTGGTCCCTGAAGCCCAAGCGGCCTTTCCGGCGGCTGATGAAGAAAGAGGTGATGAACAGCCCATTTTGTATCACTCTGGACCTGTATGACTCCGTTTGCTTACATGATTCAGCCACAATTAGACCCAAGGCCAGTCAGATAGTGCAGCGCTGGTTTGTAGGCCCTGGGGTTCAGCGGAAGCAGATCCGAGAAGGGCGCATACGCGGagccctttttctccctccag GAGAAGGTCCTTTCCCGGGAATTATTGACATGTTTGGGATTATTGGAGGTCTAATTGAATTCCGTGCCAGTCTTTTGGCTTCCCGTGGCTTTGCAGTGCTGGCTTTAGCGTATTTTGCCTATGAAGACCTGCCTGACAAACTGCTGGAGACCGACTTGGAGTATTTTGAAGAAGCCGCTGATTTCCTACGAGCTCATCCCAAG ATCCAACAACCAGGAATTGGTGTGATCTCCGTGAGCAAAGGTGCAGAGATAGGACTGGCCATGGCCTGCTATCTGAAACAGGTGGTTGCCACTGTCTGTATCAATGGGCCCAATGGCATCTTAGGCACTCCACTAAGGTATCGGGATCTGGTTGTGCCACCCAGCCAATGGAATCTGGAGTACACCCAAGTTCATGCTTCAGGGGCTGTACAATTCCTTTCCTATTTAGGTGACCCCTGGAATAGGTTGAACCCACAGAGTATACTTCCTGTGGAAAAAGCCCGAGGGTGGATCCTCTTCATTGTAggagaaaatgataaatgtttggATAGCAAGGCATTTGCACAGAGGGCTATGGACCAGCTCCAGAGCCATGGGAGAAGCAATGGAAGAATGCTGGCATACCCTGGGGCAGGTCACCTCATAGAGCCACCCTATTCTCCCTGTTGCTTTGCATCCTGGACCTCTGACTCGGCTAACCCATTGCTTTGGGGAGGAGATTCCATTGCTCATGCAGCAGCTCAGGAACACTCATGGAGAGAGATCCAGAAGTTCTTCAGGCAACACCTTTCTCCATCTAGAAGCAAACTCTAA